A section of the Mycobacterium sp. 3519A genome encodes:
- a CDS encoding SDR family NAD(P)-dependent oxidoreductase produces the protein MGDSLRLDGRIVVVSGAGGGGIGTTVTRLAAQSGATVVAVSRSKDNLDEHVAPLAQQGLSVVPVAADASTDDGIATVIDRVRTTDGTLYGLVNVAGGAEPSTWMPSTRVTRQDWRELFTRNLETAFFMSQAVAREIRQQGNPGSIVSISSISGMNTAPFHIAYGTAKAAVAAMTRTMAVELALDNIRVNAVAPGVTATEASRTYTGDDPERDRQAIAMGRRGRPEEQAGAILFLLSDLSSYITGQTLLVDGGLNLKWTHLGADNTSLFLKDDDFRNAIRRF, from the coding sequence GTGGGCGATTCGTTGAGGTTGGACGGCCGCATCGTCGTCGTATCCGGCGCCGGTGGCGGCGGCATCGGCACCACCGTGACGCGACTGGCCGCGCAGTCCGGTGCCACCGTCGTCGCGGTCAGTCGGTCGAAGGACAACCTCGACGAGCATGTGGCCCCGCTGGCGCAGCAGGGCCTGTCGGTCGTCCCGGTCGCCGCCGACGCGTCCACCGACGACGGCATCGCGACGGTCATCGACCGGGTCCGCACCACCGACGGGACGCTCTACGGACTCGTCAACGTGGCAGGCGGCGCGGAGCCCTCGACGTGGATGCCGTCGACGCGGGTGACGCGGCAGGACTGGCGCGAGTTGTTCACCAGGAACCTGGAGACGGCGTTCTTCATGAGCCAGGCGGTGGCCCGCGAGATCCGACAGCAGGGCAACCCGGGGTCGATCGTCTCGATCTCGTCGATCAGCGGAATGAACACCGCACCGTTTCACATCGCATACGGAACGGCAAAGGCGGCGGTGGCCGCGATGACCCGCACCATGGCAGTTGAGTTGGCGCTGGACAACATTCGGGTCAACGCGGTCGCACCCGGCGTGACGGCGACGGAGGCGTCGCGCACCTATACCGGTGACGATCCGGAGCGCGACCGGCAAGCCATCGCGATGGGACGGCGGGGCCGACCTGAGGAGCAGGCGGGCGCCATCCTGTTTTTGCTGTCGGACCTGTCCAGCTACATCACCGGGCAGACCCTGCTCGTCGACGGCGGGCTGAACCTGAAGTGGACACACCTCGGCGCCGACAACACTTCCCTGTTCCTCAAAGACGACGACTTCCGCAACGCCATCAGGCGGTTCTAG
- a CDS encoding SRPBCC family protein → MTEELCEPMTIGVDAYISEEYARAERDKLWRKVWQQVGRVEEIPEVGNYLTYDILDDSILVVRTGPNEFAAHHNVCMHRGRRLVDTPDGATNACGRARKSFVCGFHGWTYGLDGACTHIREQDDWKGALTPENTHLAPVRVDTWGGWLFVNMDPDCEPLADFLFPAAKILDPFGLENMRYKWRKWLYFDCNWKVAMEAFNETYHVFTTHPEFNKFGEFKGWAKAQGKHSNIGYDAPKGLDETKSKIRLGTGDPRISTAEMQVYTMEETNATTTQTLVNAAKRLVDELPEGTPADKVLEHWLSSARRDDEARGVIWPTIGADILGQSGTAWQIFPNFQIGQGLTSALCYSARPHPSYDPNKCIFEVATYELFPKGQEPQTEWQYTPKESPNWLSVLPQDFSNMAAVQQGMKSAGFPGTKPNPYRERSTVNLHYQLSKYMGTGEPQELR, encoded by the coding sequence ATGACCGAAGAGCTCTGCGAGCCAATGACCATCGGGGTGGACGCATACATCTCGGAGGAGTACGCCCGCGCCGAACGCGACAAGCTGTGGCGCAAGGTGTGGCAGCAGGTCGGCCGCGTCGAGGAGATTCCCGAGGTGGGCAACTACCTCACCTACGACATCCTCGACGACTCGATCCTGGTGGTGCGCACCGGTCCGAACGAGTTCGCTGCGCACCACAACGTCTGCATGCACCGCGGCCGCCGACTCGTCGACACCCCCGACGGCGCCACGAACGCGTGCGGGCGTGCCCGCAAGTCGTTCGTCTGCGGTTTCCACGGCTGGACCTATGGGCTCGACGGTGCCTGCACGCACATCCGCGAACAGGACGACTGGAAAGGTGCGCTGACTCCGGAAAACACCCACCTCGCGCCGGTCCGGGTCGACACCTGGGGCGGCTGGCTGTTCGTGAACATGGACCCGGACTGTGAACCGTTGGCGGACTTCCTGTTTCCCGCGGCGAAGATCCTGGATCCGTTCGGGCTGGAGAACATGCGTTACAAGTGGCGCAAGTGGTTGTACTTCGACTGCAACTGGAAGGTCGCGATGGAGGCCTTCAACGAGACCTACCACGTGTTCACCACGCATCCGGAGTTCAACAAGTTCGGCGAGTTCAAGGGCTGGGCCAAAGCGCAGGGTAAGCACAGCAACATCGGCTACGACGCGCCGAAAGGCTTGGACGAGACCAAGTCCAAGATCCGGCTCGGCACCGGAGACCCACGCATCTCGACCGCCGAGATGCAGGTCTACACAATGGAAGAGACGAATGCCACCACCACGCAGACGCTGGTGAACGCGGCGAAGCGACTCGTCGACGAACTGCCGGAGGGCACCCCGGCGGACAAGGTGCTCGAGCACTGGCTGTCCTCGGCGCGCCGCGACGACGAAGCCAGGGGCGTCATCTGGCCCACCATTGGGGCCGACATCCTCGGCCAGAGCGGCACCGCATGGCAGATCTTCCCGAACTTCCAGATCGGCCAGGGCCTCACCAGCGCACTTTGCTACAGTGCACGGCCGCACCCCAGCTACGACCCGAACAAATGCATCTTCGAAGTCGCGACTTACGAGTTGTTCCCGAAAGGGCAAGAGCCGCAGACGGAGTGGCAGTACACGCCCAAGGAGAGCCCGAACTGGCTGTCCGTACTGCCGCAGGACTTCTCGAACATGGCCGCCGTGCAGCAGGGCATGAAATCGGCGGGCTTCCCCGGAACCAAACCCAACCCGTACCGCGAGCGCAGCACGGTCAACCTGCACTACCAGCTGAGCAAGTACATGGGCACGGGCGAACCACAGGAGCTGCGATGA
- a CDS encoding NAD(P)/FAD-dependent oxidoreductase: MTLFDTCGPTRTPDDIDIDALREKYLYERDKRLRADGSTQYLELKDDYAEFAEVDPHTPVSPRAPINEDVEVAVLGGGIAGLLAGAYLKKAGVDDVHIVEMGGDFGGVWYWNRFPGIQCDNDAYCYIPMLEELDFMPSKKFADGAEIYEHCRRIAKHFGLYDGAILSTQVRAMRWDESIQRWRLSTNRGDDIRARFVVMTQGSYNRPKLPGIPGIKDFKGHMFHSARWDYEYTGGDASGGLHKLHDKRVALVGTGATGVQLVPHLARDAQQLFVFQRTPSSVDERGNPPTDPQWAASLQPGWQAERKRNFHRWSPFEGVVFDAADQVCDFWTELGRNMTARIAASADPASLSIEQIMAIREEEDYKIMERLRRRIGEIVDDPDTAEALKPYYRFLCKRPCSSDEYLPAFNRPNVTLVDVSECKGVERLTENGIVANGVEYQVDCIIFASGFEISTAISRRYAIDVIEGRDGVSLFEHWADSFKTLHGITSHGFPNQFHTGFIQGGVSANTTAMFEQQAEHIAYIIAEAVQRKATTVEPSLQAQDQWVRTIRELSIDNSAFEVSCTPGYYNNEGGGGGQGIRSFLGEPYAPGFYAFDDLLSQWRAKGDLDGIVLGT; encoded by the coding sequence ATGACGCTGTTCGACACCTGCGGACCGACGCGGACGCCCGACGACATCGACATCGACGCGCTGCGCGAGAAGTACCTGTATGAACGCGACAAGCGGTTGCGCGCAGACGGTTCGACGCAATACCTGGAACTGAAAGACGATTACGCGGAGTTCGCGGAGGTCGATCCGCACACCCCCGTCAGCCCGCGCGCACCCATCAACGAGGACGTCGAGGTGGCCGTGCTCGGCGGCGGCATCGCCGGACTGCTGGCGGGCGCCTACCTGAAGAAGGCAGGCGTCGACGACGTCCACATCGTCGAGATGGGCGGCGACTTCGGCGGTGTCTGGTACTGGAACCGGTTCCCCGGCATCCAATGCGACAACGACGCCTACTGCTACATCCCGATGCTGGAAGAGCTTGATTTCATGCCGTCGAAGAAGTTCGCCGACGGCGCCGAGATCTACGAGCACTGCCGCCGCATCGCAAAGCATTTCGGCCTCTACGACGGCGCGATCCTGTCCACCCAGGTGCGCGCGATGCGGTGGGACGAGTCCATCCAGCGGTGGCGGTTGAGCACCAACCGCGGCGACGACATCCGCGCCCGCTTCGTGGTGATGACGCAGGGCTCCTACAACCGGCCGAAGTTGCCGGGCATCCCCGGGATCAAGGACTTCAAGGGGCACATGTTCCATTCCGCGCGGTGGGACTACGAGTACACCGGCGGCGACGCCAGCGGCGGTCTGCACAAATTGCACGACAAGCGAGTCGCGCTGGTCGGGACGGGAGCCACCGGCGTGCAGTTGGTGCCGCACCTCGCGCGGGATGCCCAGCAGCTGTTTGTCTTTCAGCGCACCCCCTCCTCAGTCGACGAGCGCGGAAACCCGCCGACGGACCCGCAGTGGGCCGCGTCGCTGCAGCCCGGCTGGCAGGCCGAGCGCAAACGCAACTTCCACCGGTGGTCGCCGTTCGAGGGCGTGGTCTTCGACGCGGCCGACCAGGTCTGCGACTTCTGGACCGAGCTGGGCCGCAACATGACGGCGCGGATCGCGGCCAGTGCGGATCCCGCCTCGCTCAGCATCGAGCAGATCATGGCGATCCGGGAAGAGGAAGACTACAAGATCATGGAGCGGCTGCGCCGCCGCATCGGCGAGATCGTCGACGACCCGGACACCGCGGAGGCGCTCAAACCGTATTACCGATTCCTCTGCAAGCGGCCATGTTCCAGCGATGAGTACCTGCCCGCGTTCAACCGGCCGAACGTCACGCTGGTCGACGTCTCGGAGTGCAAGGGGGTCGAGCGGCTCACGGAGAACGGGATCGTCGCCAACGGCGTCGAGTACCAGGTCGACTGTATCATCTTCGCGAGCGGTTTCGAGATCTCCACGGCGATCAGCCGCCGCTATGCGATCGATGTGATCGAAGGCCGCGACGGAGTGTCGCTGTTCGAGCACTGGGCCGACAGCTTCAAGACGCTGCACGGGATCACCAGCCACGGCTTCCCCAACCAGTTCCACACCGGTTTCATCCAGGGCGGGGTGTCGGCCAACACCACCGCGATGTTCGAACAGCAGGCCGAGCACATCGCCTACATCATCGCCGAGGCCGTGCAGCGCAAGGCCACGACTGTCGAGCCGAGCCTACAGGCGCAGGACCAGTGGGTGCGGACCATTCGAGAGCTCTCGATCGACAACTCCGCGTTCGAAGTGTCCTGCACGCCTGGCTATTACAACAACGAGGGCGGCGGTGGCGGCCAAGGCATCCGATCGTTCCTCGGTGAGCCGTACGCGCCCGGCTTCTACGCCTTCGACGACCTGTTGAGCCAGTGGCGCGCAAAGGGTGATCTAGATGGCATCGTGCTCGGAACCTAG
- a CDS encoding SDR family NAD(P)-dependent oxidoreductase: MTELRFDDRVAVVTGGGRGLGRSYALLLAEQGAKVVVNDVDAAPAEDVVSEITSAGGDAVASVGSVAFPEGGQAIIDAATDRYGRIDILVHNAGNVLRASLKEMSYADFEAVVDVHLRGAFHVVRPAFPLMCDAGYGRIVLTSSIGGLYGNHEVANYAVAKAGVIGLSNVAALEGAAHGVKSNVIVPAAVTRMAEGIDTSAYPPMGPELVAPVVGWLAHESCSVTGEMFIALAGRVARAVVAETPGVYRPSWSIADVADHITAIRDASTPIVFPVVPDGHGDHIRYSFERAAQSV; the protein is encoded by the coding sequence ATGACTGAACTGAGATTCGACGACCGTGTCGCGGTCGTCACCGGCGGCGGCAGGGGACTGGGTCGCTCGTATGCCCTCTTGCTCGCCGAGCAGGGCGCCAAGGTCGTCGTCAATGACGTCGATGCCGCCCCGGCCGAGGACGTCGTCAGTGAAATCACCAGTGCCGGTGGTGATGCCGTGGCCTCCGTCGGCTCGGTGGCGTTCCCCGAGGGCGGGCAGGCGATCATCGACGCCGCCACGGATCGCTATGGACGCATCGACATCCTGGTGCACAACGCGGGCAACGTGCTGCGGGCATCGCTGAAGGAGATGTCCTACGCCGACTTCGAGGCCGTCGTGGATGTACACCTGCGCGGCGCGTTCCATGTTGTCCGGCCTGCGTTTCCGTTGATGTGCGACGCGGGTTACGGCCGCATTGTGCTCACGTCGTCGATCGGGGGGTTGTACGGAAACCACGAGGTGGCGAACTATGCGGTGGCAAAGGCGGGGGTGATCGGTCTTTCGAATGTCGCCGCGCTCGAAGGCGCCGCGCACGGCGTCAAGAGCAACGTGATCGTGCCCGCCGCGGTGACCCGGATGGCCGAGGGCATCGACACCTCGGCTTATCCGCCGATGGGCCCGGAATTGGTGGCGCCCGTGGTGGGCTGGCTGGCACACGAATCCTGTTCTGTCACAGGGGAGATGTTCATCGCACTGGCGGGTAGAGTGGCCAGGGCGGTGGTCGCGGAGACGCCGGGCGTGTATCGGCCGTCATGGTCGATCGCGGACGTCGCGGACCACATCACCGCGATCCGCGACGCGTCCACACCGATCGTGTTTCCTGTCGTGCCTGACGGCCACGGCGACCACATCCGGTACAGCTTCGAAAGGGCGGCTCAAAGTGTCTAG
- a CDS encoding CaiB/BaiF CoA-transferase family protein codes for MSSGPLAGVSVVDLTAMVMGPYCTQIMADMGADVIKIEPPEGDNTRFISVGPASGMSGVFVNVNRGKRSVVLDLRTEAGKTALEALVREADVFIHSMRAKAIAKLGFGYDEVAALNPRIVYTNCYGYGRRGPERDLPAYDDTIQAECGIPAVQEQLTGEATFVGTIMADKVAGLTALYATMMALFHRERTGEGQEVEVSMFETMASFMLVEHANGAMFDPPLGPAVYPRTVAPNRKPYRTKDGHIAALIYNDRHWKAFVDAVRPAWATDIYATLEQRARDIDTVYGLLAETMAERTTEEWLALFRELQIPAAPLNTPDSLFDHPHLNAVGLFETVDTPHGPVRFPGVPTWFSRTPGKVAGPAPLLGADTDAVLGELGLNAGSAETTVSDENRPDSVINRSADAVGQG; via the coding sequence GTGTCTAGCGGGCCACTTGCAGGTGTGTCGGTGGTCGACCTCACCGCGATGGTGATGGGGCCGTACTGCACGCAGATCATGGCGGACATGGGCGCAGACGTGATCAAAATCGAGCCCCCGGAAGGAGACAACACCCGCTTCATCTCGGTGGGGCCGGCCTCGGGCATGAGCGGCGTGTTCGTCAACGTGAACCGCGGCAAGCGCAGCGTCGTGCTCGATCTGCGCACGGAGGCGGGCAAGACGGCGCTCGAGGCGCTCGTCCGTGAGGCCGACGTCTTCATCCACTCCATGCGGGCCAAGGCGATCGCCAAACTCGGCTTCGGCTACGACGAGGTGGCGGCGCTCAACCCCCGGATCGTCTACACCAACTGCTACGGCTACGGCAGGCGCGGACCCGAACGCGACCTGCCCGCCTACGACGACACCATCCAGGCCGAGTGCGGAATACCCGCCGTACAGGAACAACTGACCGGCGAGGCCACCTTCGTCGGCACCATCATGGCGGACAAGGTCGCAGGGCTGACGGCGCTGTACGCCACGATGATGGCCCTGTTCCACCGGGAACGCACCGGGGAGGGCCAAGAAGTCGAGGTCAGCATGTTCGAAACGATGGCGTCGTTCATGCTGGTCGAGCATGCTAATGGGGCGATGTTCGATCCCCCGCTCGGGCCGGCCGTCTATCCGAGGACGGTGGCGCCGAACCGCAAGCCGTACCGCACCAAGGACGGCCACATCGCCGCGCTGATCTACAACGACAGGCACTGGAAGGCGTTCGTCGACGCGGTGCGGCCTGCGTGGGCCACCGACATCTACGCCACACTCGAGCAGCGGGCCCGCGACATCGACACCGTGTACGGCCTGCTGGCCGAAACGATGGCCGAACGCACCACCGAGGAATGGCTGGCGCTGTTCCGTGAACTCCAGATTCCCGCGGCGCCGCTGAACACCCCCGACTCGCTGTTCGACCATCCCCACCTGAATGCGGTCGGCCTGTTCGAAACCGTCGATACGCCGCACGGGCCGGTCCGGTTTCCCGGTGTGCCGACGTGGTTTTCACGCACTCCGGGCAAGGTCGCAGGCCCGGCGCCGCTGTTGGGTGCGGACACCGACGCGGTGTTGGGCGAACTCGGTCTCAACGCCGGGAGCGCCGAGACTACGGTTTCTGACGAAAATCGGCCGGATTCCGTCATAAACCGTAGCGCCGACGCGGTGGGGCAGGGGTAG
- a CDS encoding acyl-CoA dehydrogenase family protein, whose amino-acid sequence MDFEMGQQAAELRRELRELVKTHVPEHYLGAFTDNPADLETAQRFCRTLADRNLLCLAWPEEFGGRGASVWEQTVVREEMWAHHEPRGAQYMGVNWVGPIIMRHGTQEQQRKHLPPIARGEVIWCQGFSEPEAGSDLASLRTTARRDGDGWLVNGQKIWTSYATMAQWCFLLARTSKGEKKQQGLTIFLVPMDDPAIQVRPIRCMMGPHHLNEVFFDDLRVTEADVLGTVDQGWSIVQDVMSFERVGIARYARCERLLSAAPAVLGDRWEDLPAELRARWVRMLTHCRRARLMAYRVVDLQSSGRIRPGDAAAYRIAVTKLDQDSAEVLMDIAAQVSREDGAAEVSHDDAHAEWFLGEVEDHWRYSQASTVSSGSIEMQRILLSRALLAGAK is encoded by the coding sequence ATGGACTTCGAGATGGGTCAGCAGGCCGCCGAGCTGCGTCGAGAACTGCGGGAACTGGTGAAAACCCATGTGCCCGAACACTATCTGGGGGCATTCACCGACAACCCCGCCGACCTCGAGACGGCCCAGCGGTTCTGCCGCACGCTCGCCGACCGCAACCTGCTGTGCCTGGCGTGGCCGGAGGAGTTCGGGGGCCGCGGGGCCTCGGTGTGGGAGCAGACCGTGGTGCGTGAGGAGATGTGGGCGCACCACGAACCCCGCGGGGCGCAGTACATGGGGGTGAACTGGGTCGGGCCGATCATCATGCGGCACGGCACGCAGGAGCAGCAGCGCAAACACCTGCCACCGATCGCGCGCGGCGAAGTCATCTGGTGCCAGGGTTTTTCGGAACCCGAAGCCGGTTCAGATCTCGCATCGCTGCGCACCACCGCGCGACGTGACGGCGACGGTTGGCTGGTCAACGGCCAGAAGATCTGGACGTCGTATGCGACCATGGCGCAGTGGTGCTTCCTGCTGGCGCGCACGTCCAAGGGGGAGAAGAAGCAGCAGGGCCTGACGATTTTCCTTGTCCCGATGGATGATCCGGCGATCCAGGTGCGACCGATCCGCTGCATGATGGGTCCGCACCACCTCAACGAGGTCTTCTTCGACGACCTGCGGGTGACCGAGGCCGATGTGCTCGGCACCGTGGACCAAGGCTGGTCGATCGTCCAGGATGTGATGTCGTTCGAACGCGTCGGCATCGCCCGTTACGCGCGCTGCGAACGGTTGTTGTCCGCGGCGCCCGCGGTTCTCGGCGACCGCTGGGAGGACCTGCCCGCCGAACTGCGGGCCAGGTGGGTGCGCATGCTGACGCACTGCCGGCGCGCGCGCCTGATGGCTTACCGCGTGGTGGATCTGCAGAGCAGCGGCCGCATCCGGCCGGGCGACGCGGCGGCGTATCGGATCGCGGTCACCAAGCTCGACCAGGACAGCGCCGAGGTGCTGATGGACATAGCGGCACAAGTGTCGCGCGAAGATGGGGCGGCGGAGGTGTCGCACGACGACGCACACGCGGAATGGTTCCTCGGTGAGGTCGAGGACCACTGGCGCTACTCGCAGGCGTCGACCGTGTCGTCCGGCAGTATCGAGATGCAGCGGATCCTGTTGTCGCGGGCCCTACTGGCGGGTGCGAAGTGA
- a CDS encoding acyl-CoA dehydrogenase family protein yields MILDLGDDAKGYGREALRAFEAAGGDQLVQQAEANPALRESLAGPVLNELGAWELDPHTDADGLEAAAALCRSAGYWALPYPVAERLAKPTDLDVDGLLVVAENRPSGALAGVELNWAAVSLGGTRSRVTGQRPTGAGFVVELDLSAIDTEGAGDLALGLVLPCWTLLGMLDRALELTISHVSLRKQFGQTLSAFQGVQFQLTDAEVERSGLDMLAKYALWSIGADRPEALDDALALRMSALEAAEVVFRVCHQLHGAVGFCDETTLSWLSRYSQPLRRLPLGLSATRDELTHRAGRTGLTGLFT; encoded by the coding sequence GTGATCCTCGACCTCGGCGACGACGCCAAAGGATATGGCCGAGAAGCGCTTCGGGCGTTCGAAGCCGCGGGTGGCGACCAACTGGTGCAGCAAGCCGAAGCCAATCCGGCTCTGCGGGAATCGCTCGCGGGTCCGGTGCTCAACGAACTCGGCGCATGGGAGCTTGATCCCCACACCGACGCCGACGGCCTCGAGGCGGCCGCGGCCTTGTGTCGCAGCGCCGGATACTGGGCGTTGCCGTACCCGGTCGCCGAGCGGCTGGCCAAGCCGACCGACCTGGACGTCGACGGGCTGCTCGTTGTGGCCGAGAACCGGCCGTCGGGTGCGCTGGCGGGGGTGGAATTGAATTGGGCGGCAGTTTCATTGGGCGGCACCCGCAGCCGGGTCACTGGTCAACGGCCTACCGGCGCCGGGTTCGTGGTCGAGCTGGACCTGTCGGCGATCGACACCGAGGGCGCGGGCGACCTCGCGCTTGGCCTCGTGTTGCCGTGCTGGACGCTGCTCGGCATGCTGGACCGGGCTCTCGAGCTCACCATCTCCCATGTCAGCCTGCGCAAGCAGTTCGGTCAGACGTTGTCGGCGTTCCAAGGTGTGCAGTTCCAGTTGACCGACGCCGAGGTCGAGCGCAGCGGCCTGGACATGCTGGCCAAGTATGCGCTGTGGAGCATCGGCGCCGACCGTCCGGAAGCCCTGGATGATGCGCTGGCGCTGCGGATGTCGGCATTAGAGGCCGCCGAGGTCGTCTTCCGCGTCTGCCACCAATTGCACGGTGCGGTCGGGTTCTGCGACGAGACGACGCTGTCGTGGCTGTCCCGCTACAGTCAACCACTGCGCAGGCTGCCGCTCGGCCTGTCGGCCACCCGCGACGAACTGACCCACCGCGCCGGACGCACCGGTCTGACGGGCTTGTTCACGTGA
- a CDS encoding acyl-CoA dehydrogenase family protein encodes MTADLDGFRATVRTWCEQHIPPDWRQNQTGVDDEEFVRFQKFWFAELHSAGYAVPHWPREWGGGLSVFEQVVLYQELAAHDAPRLVLAFVGIHHAAATLLAAGTEEQRQRHLPAILDGEIWVQGFSEPEAGSDLASLRTSARRVGDLYIVNGQKLWASGGKHADWCLLLARTDPHAAKRKGISYFLLDMTTPGVEVRPIRNAIGDSHFCEIFLNDVEIPAANLVGEENAGWQVAQATLGAERGLTMLELAERLGNAGFRWLVQAAPVDDPIVADRLAQFEIEITGLRALCRKVVDDNENGTAGPAEASIVKLYYSELLQRLTDFGAEIGGMAAHTRLTKPMSSGWESGSWMLDFIGSWEWTIPGGSSEIQRTIIGERGLGLPREPSVL; translated from the coding sequence GTGACCGCCGATCTCGACGGATTCCGCGCGACCGTCCGCACCTGGTGTGAACAGCACATCCCGCCCGACTGGCGGCAGAACCAGACCGGCGTCGACGACGAGGAGTTCGTCCGCTTCCAGAAATTCTGGTTCGCCGAACTGCACAGCGCCGGCTACGCGGTGCCGCACTGGCCGCGCGAATGGGGCGGTGGGCTCTCGGTTTTCGAGCAGGTGGTGCTGTACCAGGAACTCGCCGCGCACGACGCACCGCGACTGGTGTTGGCTTTCGTCGGCATACACCACGCCGCGGCGACGCTGCTCGCGGCGGGCACCGAGGAGCAACGTCAGCGCCACCTGCCTGCGATCCTGGACGGCGAGATCTGGGTGCAGGGGTTCTCCGAACCGGAGGCCGGTTCCGACCTCGCCAGCCTGAGAACGTCGGCGCGGCGCGTCGGCGACTTGTACATCGTCAACGGGCAGAAGCTGTGGGCCAGCGGCGGCAAGCACGCCGACTGGTGCCTGCTGCTCGCCCGCACCGACCCGCATGCGGCCAAACGCAAAGGCATTTCGTACTTCCTGCTCGACATGACCACCCCTGGCGTCGAAGTACGACCGATCCGCAACGCCATCGGCGACTCCCACTTCTGCGAGATCTTCCTCAACGACGTCGAGATTCCGGCAGCCAACCTCGTCGGCGAAGAGAACGCCGGATGGCAGGTGGCGCAGGCGACCCTGGGAGCCGAGCGTGGCCTGACCATGCTCGAGCTGGCCGAGCGTCTCGGCAATGCGGGCTTCCGCTGGCTGGTGCAGGCTGCCCCGGTCGACGATCCGATTGTGGCCGACCGGTTGGCGCAGTTCGAAATCGAGATCACCGGGCTGCGTGCGCTGTGCCGAAAGGTGGTCGACGACAACGAGAACGGTACCGCCGGCCCCGCGGAAGCCTCGATCGTCAAGCTGTACTACAGCGAACTGCTACAGCGGCTCACCGACTTCGGGGCAGAGATCGGCGGGATGGCCGCGCATACCCGACTGACGAAACCGATGTCCAGTGGCTGGGAATCCGGTTCGTGGATGCTGGACTTCATCGGGTCGTGGGAGTGGACGATCCCCGGTGGTTCGAGCGAGATCCAGCGCACGATCATCGGTGAGCGCGGGCTGGGACTGCCGCGGGAACCGAGCGTGCTGTGA
- a CDS encoding acyl-CoA dehydrogenase family protein, translating to MTAHEFAEFHAELRSVAGDLLAKDRTVDWASLVDAGWVGLEVPEQFGGAGATFAEVAVVCEEMGRAASANNYLGSAVLAVGVLNSLQPSTTRDRLLVDVASGAVRVAVAFESEFVPDAEGADHILLIADECVAVATATVTPQPVLDETRRLASIGDTEISERLRLAGDIQRLRQRAAVAVACDSLGLSEAMLSATVGYAKVRHQFGRPIGSFQAVKHACADMAVDIAVARQLVDAAVQAIVDDQTDAGVAAAMAKSYVCSTAVDVAGKAMQLHGGIGYTWESGIHVYLKRAALNRSLFGSPAEHRRQLAKRYR from the coding sequence GTGACGGCACACGAGTTCGCGGAGTTCCACGCTGAATTGCGTTCGGTGGCAGGCGATCTGCTCGCGAAGGATCGGACCGTCGACTGGGCGTCGCTGGTCGACGCGGGCTGGGTCGGGCTGGAGGTGCCGGAACAGTTCGGCGGTGCGGGTGCGACGTTCGCCGAGGTTGCGGTCGTCTGCGAGGAGATGGGTCGGGCCGCCAGCGCCAACAACTACCTTGGCAGCGCGGTGTTGGCGGTGGGCGTGCTGAACTCCCTGCAGCCCAGCACCACTCGTGACCGGTTGCTGGTGGATGTGGCGTCCGGCGCCGTCCGGGTCGCGGTGGCATTCGAATCGGAGTTCGTGCCGGACGCCGAAGGTGCCGATCACATCCTGCTGATCGCAGACGAGTGCGTCGCCGTGGCGACCGCGACGGTCACACCGCAACCGGTCCTCGACGAGACGCGACGCCTTGCCTCCATCGGTGACACGGAGATCTCGGAGCGACTCAGGCTCGCCGGGGACATCCAGCGGTTGCGCCAGCGCGCCGCCGTCGCCGTTGCCTGCGACAGCCTCGGACTTTCCGAGGCAATGCTCTCCGCCACCGTCGGCTATGCGAAGGTGCGTCACCAGTTCGGCCGTCCCATCGGGTCTTTCCAGGCCGTCAAGCATGCCTGCGCGGATATGGCGGTCGACATCGCGGTCGCACGCCAACTCGTCGACGCGGCGGTGCAGGCGATCGTCGACGACCAAACGGATGCAGGCGTGGCCGCCGCCATGGCGAAGTCCTACGTCTGCAGCACCGCCGTCGACGTCGCAGGTAAGGCCATGCAACTGCACGGCGGTATCGGCTACACGTGGGAAAGCGGCATCCACGTCTATCTCAAACGCGCCGCGCTGAATCGGTCGCTGTTCGGCTCACCGGCGGAGCACCGCAGGCAACTCGCTAAACGGTATCGGTAG